The following are from one region of the Nicotiana tabacum cultivar K326 chromosome 3, ASM71507v2, whole genome shotgun sequence genome:
- the LOC107810764 gene encoding transcription factor TCP13, giving the protein MITREVNKQEGDPNEDGNKSTPNNKASSSSNSTTSWTRLKDPRIVRVSRAFGGKDRHSKVCTVRGLRDRRVRLSVPTAIQLYDLQDRLGLNQPSKVVDWLINAAKHEIDELPPLQIPPGSLNPNLYPMLGIGASQINKEVGIKNTSSTSINWDVPLEPSNNVALPYNSNFLKWDPSNLSLAHSENHHHVTSSSHQHEDIHNFNLMSMPIGSQVLVYPQGLPQSFFHPHNINAGASSDQFDPKEINFQMLSSENPMSSANSFRHSIDSTSQSHVRPFHFLPSQNSEGREPNNDREFHNSN; this is encoded by the coding sequence ATGATTACAAGAGAAGTAAACAAGCAAGAGGGAGATCCAAATGAAGATGGCAATAAGAGCactccaaataataaagcttCTTCATCATCTAATTCAACAACATCATGGACAAGGCTAAAAGATCCAAGAATTGTTCGTGTTTCGCGAGCTTTTGGAGGGAAAGATAGGCATAGCAAAGTTTGCACTGTAAGAGGGCTAAGAGATCGACGAGTAAGACTTTCAGTTCCCACTGCTATTCAATTATATGATCTTCAAGACAGATTAGGGCTTAATCAACCTAGCAAAGTTGTTGATTGGTTGATTAATGCAGCTAAGCATGAAATTGATGAATTGCCTCCATTGCAAATTCCTCCAGGTAGTTTGAACCCAAATCTTTATCCTATGTTAGGAATTGGAGCTTCTCAAATTAATAAAGAGGTTGGTATTAAGAACACGAGTAGTACCAGTATCAATTGGGATGTTCCATTAGAACCATCAAATAATGTTGCTTTACCATACAATTCTAATTTCTTGAAATGGGATCCTTCGAATTTATCCCTAGCTCATTCAGAAAATCATCATCATGTGACTTCATCATCTCATCAACATGAAGATATTCACAACTTCAACTTAATGTCTATGCCAATAGGTTCACAAGTTCTTGTTTATCCACAAGGATTACCACAATCATTTTTCCATCCACATAATATTAATGCTGGAGCATCATCAGATCAGTTTGATCCGAAAGAAATCAACTTTCAAATGTTGAGTTCAGAAAATCCCATGTCAAGTGCTAATTCCTTTAGACATTCTATTGACTCCACTAGCCAGTCTCATGTAAGACCTTTTCATTTTCTACCTTCTCAAAATAGTGAAGGAAGGGAGCCTAACAATGATAGGGAGTTTCATAATTCCAATTGA
- the LOC107831483 gene encoding uncharacterized protein LOC107831483, protein MASSGKSVIQTLKCFMKKPWEFTGPQTSPEYLSAVPKATDYRLFCPATAQAKAIVPTSNPETVFDIKYYSRDQRRNRPPIRRTFLNKADVEKLMMEKKTFDVNDFPQPYLTAKIEEDMDAIGGGYQK, encoded by the coding sequence ATGGCTTCGTCAGGAAAATCGGTGATCCAAACCCTAAAGTGCTTCATGAAGAAGCCGTGGGAGTTCACTGGACCACAAACAAGTCCAGAATATCTATCCGCTGTACCCAAGGCAACTGATTACAGGCTCTTCTGTCCGGCCACAGCTCAAGCTAAGGCCATCGTACCCACATCCAATCCTGAAACCGTGTTCGACATCAAGTACTATTCGCGTGACCAGAGACGTAACCGTCCTCCAATTAGGCGTACTTTCCTCAATAAAGCTGATGTTGAGAAGCTGATGATGGAGAAGAAGACTTTTGATGTCAATGATTTTCCTCAGCCTTATTTGACTGCTAAGATTGAAGAGGATATGGATGCTATTGGTGGTGGATACCAGAAATGA